A window of the Labeo rohita strain BAU-BD-2019 chromosome 1, IGBB_LRoh.1.0, whole genome shotgun sequence genome harbors these coding sequences:
- the ppm1kb gene encoding protein phosphatase 1K, mitochondrial, whose translation MSVALLVRYATFSGSRVCCRAALGLTGIHQEDPRRALHTPSSPRCSNSRFDPDSSGRPTTWDSFGIWDNRIDEPIMLPSSIRYGKPIPKVSLSKVGCASQIGQRKVNEDRYQLSQMTDNIVYFAVFDGHGGAEAAEFCHKSMEKHIKDIAEEEDNLELVLTKAFLEVDKALARHLHFSADASLLSAGTTATVALLRDGIELVVASVGDSRAMLCRKGKALKLTVDHTPERKDEKERIRKTGGFITWNSLGQPHVNGRLAMTRSIGDFDLKTSGVIAEPETKRITLHHVHDSFLALTTDGINFIMNSQEICNIINQCNDPKEAAQRISEQALQYGSEDNSTIIVVPFGAWGKHKSSDVSFSFSRSFVSSGRWA comes from the exons ATGTCAGTGGCTCTTCTCGTGCGATATGCCACGTTCAGCGGATCCCGTGTCTGCTGCAGGGCTGCTCTCGGCCTAACCGGCATCCACCAAGAAGACCCGAGACGGGCTCTACACACGCCGTCATCTCCTCGGTGCAGCAACTCTCGCTTTGATCCAGACAGCAGTGGCCGTCCGACTACCTGGGACTCTTTTGGGATCTGGGACAACCGCATTGATGAACCTATCATGCTTCCATCGAGCATCCGTTATGGTAAACCTATTCCCAAAGTTAGCCTGTCCAAGGTGGGCTGCGCCTCGCAGATTGGCCAGCGGAAGGTGAATGAAGATCGCTATCAGCTGTCGCAGATGACGGACAACATCGTGTACTTTGCGGTGTTTGACGGGCACGGAGGTGCAGAGGCTGCTGAATTCTGTCACAAAAGCATGGAGAAACATATTAA aGACATTGCGGAGGAGGAGGATAACTTGGAGTTAGTTTTAACCAAAGCATTTCTTGAGGTGGACAAAGCGTTAGCAAGGCATCTTCACTTCAGTGCAGATG CCTCTCTGTTGAGTGCAGGGACCACGGCCACAGTGGCCCTGCTGAGAGACGGGATCGAGCTGGTGGTGGCCAGCGTAGGGGACAGCCGAGCCATGCTGTGCCGCAAAGGCAAGGCCCTCAAACTCACTGTGGATCACACACCTGAgagaaaagatgaaaaagagag gatACGCAAGACTGGAGGTTTTATTACGTGGAATAGTTTGGGTCAACCGCACGTTAATGGCCGACTGGCTATGACACGCAGCATTGGAGATTTCGACCTCAAGACGTCAGGTGTCATCGCAGAACCAGAGACTAAGAGAATTACA TTGCATCACGTCCATGACTCTTTTCTGGCACTCACCACTGATGGCATCAACTTCATCATGAACAGTCAAGAGATCTGTAACATCATTAACCAATGTAATGACCCTAAAGAGGCCGCACAGCGCATATCTGAGCAG GCGCTTCAATACGGATCTGAAGACAACAGCACTATCATCGTTGTGCCGTTCGGCGCCTGGGGCAAACACAAAAGCTCTGACGTGAGCTTCTCCTTCAGTCGCAGCTTCGTCTCCAGTGGCCGCTGGGCTTAA
- the LOC127169134 gene encoding LOW QUALITY PROTEIN: probable E3 ubiquitin-protein ligase HERC4 (The sequence of the model RefSeq protein was modified relative to this genomic sequence to represent the inferred CDS: deleted 1 base in 1 codon) translates to MLCYWGAQVRDGFELVQPDKIKHGKRGLRSVCPKTAVQDMSAGQGFVGFIRDGKVWVMKLRSGDSDRDGKLRELQLKDKIRQIVCGGAGVVLLSYGGKVLFMDKSTVYCRPFISLDKKQVIQIACGDHHSMALTKDSQLFVWGENSHGQLGLKKDHPGSPSAQHVESLSGIPVAQISAGGDHSFVLSLSGVVFGWGKNSAGQLGLGDTTDRHVPTAVNSLNQKKTLSISCGGEHTATLSKGGVVFTFGSGGSGQLGHNSFKDEHYPRVVAELWGSKVSHVTCGRRHTLVSITSSKLIYSFGCWIQGNPGNSKTIKKSVPFPVDLSSKSNHEYTIEKLVAGENHSFALFFKELGNESAKSKPSPRKGILTLNDRMFVQWVSEGDFNKWPAIKTEIKQVFSYAACLNGSFLKASNDEQDFELAEKAFSKLFEKENEKVILKVVKVVKQMLRSLNPNPTGEESLRLYTLLPELIRHFQKQQRVELAEALASKILQLNPDVCKVIEMYWFELPDDRLKSLVKLFRKASAELIGQISRGKINQDINHLENFLQILQRIKQVCCSANRDIPDRDFIVFEINDLLDTLQVTIEEDIRVLKNYYIRTIKTLFKFPFAADTVSKRRMFRFLQDERIRQSPDRFIFEDSINRLCINRESVLTKTLEYLRQNTHSFFHRLKVTFIGENGVDIRGLSAEFFSLLSESLLNWEKKVLEVHESSLVWFNLDNMQDDSDFYYLGIICGMALYNHHYLNLHFPLALFRKLLKLSPTLNDLEELSPVEARSLKSLLEEDEDEVVDMLFLDFMVKGEELIPNGNQIPVTKANRQKYVDLYVDFVFNKSVKKQFEHFSEGFSKGCPVDFWSVFHPEELQELLHGSPKYEWSELQQCASYESCSASHELIKNFWTVFFELSEENKRKFLMFLYGTDRVPVGGFSKRSLKIFQSDCPDAEDRFPEAQTCFGRLILPKYSDMDTLRNKLIHAISFCEVFGGRMGLDGKFNTCRR, encoded by the exons ATGTTGTGTTATTGGGGAGCGCAGGTCAGAGATGGCTTCGAGCTGGTACAGcctgacaaaattaaacatggCAAACGTGGTTTACGATCCGTGTGTCCGAAAACAGCAGTTCAGGACATGTCAGCTGGACAGGGTTTTGTTGGATTTATCCGGGATGGGAAAGTCTGGGTCATGAAACTGCGCAGTGGAGACAGTGATCGTGATGGAAAACTAA GGGAACTACAGCTAAAGGACAAAATCAGACAGATTGTCTGTGGAGGAGCTGGTGTGGTTCTTCTTTCTTATGGAGGAAAAGTTCTCTTTATGGACAAATCTACTGTGTACTGCAG GCCTTTTATAAGTCTGGATAAGAAGCAGGTGATTCAGATCGCATGTGGAGACCATCATTCAATGGCACTAACTAAGG ACAGTCAGTTGTTTGTATGGGGTGAGAACTCTCACGGTCAGCTGGGTTTGAAGAAAGATCATCCCGGCTCTCCGTCTGCTCAACATGTTGAGAGTCTGAGTGGGATCCCAGTGGCTCAGATCAGCGCTGGAGGAGACCACAGCTTTGTGTTGTCTCTCTCTGGAGTCGTGTTTGGATGGGGAAAGAACTCTGCTGGACAGCTCGGCCTCGGAGACACTACAG ACAGACACGTCCCAACGGCTGTGAATAGtctgaaccagaaaaaaactctGTCCATCTCATGTGGAGGAGAACACACTGCCACCTTATCAAAA GGTGGCGTAGTGTTCACATTCGGATCAGGAGGTTCTGGTCAGCTTGGGCACAACTCATTTAAAGACGAACATTATCCGCGGGTGGTTGCTGAACTGTGGGGATCTAAAGTGTCACACGTCACATGTGGGAG ACGTCACACGCTTGTATCAATCACATCGTCAAAGCTGATCTACTCATTTGGATGTTGGATACAAGGGAACCCAGGAAATAGCAAAACGATCAAGAAGTCTGTGCCTTTCCCTGTGGATCTTTCATCCA AATCTAATCATGAATATACGATTGAAAAACTCGTTGCTGGGGAGAATCATTCCTTTGCCTTGTTTTTCAAA gaACTTGGGAATGAGTCTGCAAAGTCTAAACCCAGTCCTAGAAAAGGGATTTTGACattaaatgacagaatgtttgTGCAGTGGGTGTCTGAAGGAGACTTCAATAAATGGCCAGCAATAAAGAC GGAAATAAAGCAAGTGTTCTCCTATGCTGCCTGTTTGAATGGAAGCTTTCTCAAAGCAAG tAATGATGAACAGGATTTTGAGCTGGCTGAAAAAGCTTTTTCaaagttatttgaaaaagaaaatgaaaaggtGATATTAAAG GTAGTGAAGGTGGTTAAACAGATGTTGCGATCTCTGAATCCCAATCCAACCGGTGAGGAATCGCTTAGACTTTACACTCTCCTTCCTGAGCTCATCAGACATTTTCAGAAACAACAACGAGTTGAACTCGCTGAAGCTCTGGCCTCCAAAATCCTTCAGCTGAATCCTGACGTTTGCAAAGTTATAG AGATGTACTGGTTCGAACTCCCGGATGATCGCCTCAAAAGCCTGGTGAAGTTATTTCGCAAAGCATCTGCTGAGCTGATTGGCCAGATTTCTCGTGGTAAAATAAATCAGGACATAAATCACTTGGAGAACTTTTTGCAGATCCTTCAGAGGATCAAACAG GTCTGCTGCAGTGCCAACAGAGACATCCCAGACAGGGATTTCATCGTTTTTGAGATCAATGATCTACTAGATACA CTGCAGGTCACCATTGAAGAGGACATTAGAGTTTTGAAAAATTACTATATT AGaactattaaaacattattcaaGTTCCCTTTTGCGGCGGACACTGTATCGAAACGGAGAATGTTTCGT TTCTTGCAGGACGAACGGATACGGCAAAGTCCAGACAGATTCATATTCGAAGACAGTATCAACAGGTTGTGCATTAACAGAGAATCAGTGTTGACGAAAACACTTGAGTATCTCAGACAAAACACCCACTCATTTTTCCATCGACTGAAG GTGACATTCATTGGGGAGAATGGAGTAGATATAAGGGGCTTATCAGCAGAATTCTTCTCCCTACTTTCCGAGTCTCTTCTGAATTGGGAGAAGAAGGTGCTAGAAGTCCATGAGAGTTCACTGGTTTGGTTCAATCTTGAT AACATGCAAGATGATAGTGACTTTTACTATCTTGGCATTATCTGTGGAATGGCGCTATACAACCATCATTACTTGAACCTTCACTTCCCACTGGCCTTGTTCAGGAAACTCCTCAAGCTGAGTCCCACACTGAATGACCTGGAAGAACTGTCTCCTGTGGAAGCCAG AAGTCTGAAAAGCCTTCTTGAGGAGGATGAGGACGAAGTAGTGGATATGCTCTTTTTGGATTTCATG gTCAAAGGGGAAGAGCTCATTCCAAATGGAAATCAAATTCCAGTGACCAAAGCTAATAG ACAGAAGTATGTGGATTTGTATGTCGACTTCGTTTTCAATAAGTCAGTGAAGAAACAGTTTGAGCATTTTTCAGAAGGTTTCTCTAAGGGCTGCCCGGTCGATTTCTGGAGCGTTTTCCACCCTGAGGAACTCCAGGAGCTTCTCCACGGCTCTCCTAAATACGAGTGGAGTGAGCTTCAGCAG TGTGCTTCCTATGAAAGCTGTTCTGCCTCTCATGAGCTCATCAAGAACTTCTGGACTGTTTTCTTTGAGCTCTCTGAAGAGAACAAAAGGAAATTTCTGA TGTTCCTGTATGGAACGGACCGTGTACCTGTGGGAGGTTTCTCAAAGCGCTCTTTGAAGATTTTCCAGTCAGACTGTCCTGATGCAGAAGATCGATTT CCAGAGGCCCAGACCTGTTTTGGCAGACTAATTCTTCCCAAATACAGCGATATGGACACACTTCGCAACAAGCTAATACACGCAATCAGCTTTTGTGAGGTTTTTGGAGGAAGAATGGGACTCGATGGAAAGTTTAACACTTGCCGCAGATGA
- the LOC127169142 gene encoding inositol 1,4,5-trisphosphate receptor-interacting protein, with translation MEDTLLHVFVVVVSLLLSKDPNVFHDQEDDIMVSMQDHEHFLLEEGAKLEQGEHRVAMELPHSNQEESQSHHRVPRGEGDTSDVQQITPNVKTTVRHEDQMSLVGDQNDFLQKAFAPDDQEILDFDTDKQTLHMAKEGLTHEHVSVDQNVSQGDAAQPEKPQADRTDTQADQGLLVDQKVPTSKQKLSMIAQEKQSSNQEDTYAWYFWRTLSLISFFRFLKFLRKGTKPERKTLRCLNVSQVSDLDCKTLTSFHTQCVLVPPNHSWQTCEFVEGFVNDLLEAVRTAGSDMETEDFVGVGSLYEQWASRKSIVCDIHVPIIPPKPYSFEFELLKESRGSTIQYCCRIKMVKGSASSATCPCSNSNLDDDDTLCLIHLDKKEDHLTENNINNLLCQENSSYLAKTHVVKWFKKAIRKAWDEISHKYEFELIFRSRENPGSLKVRFRSGRVILFNLTPVVRFNDSDVHLIPHSAIFSDTHWPVCFTRYENALLQHITKTLPDDACHIHCLQILSFLHKHQTGLTGPCGLTSYHLKNALLHLLVNKPSSWDLEQMGCRVNDLLTFLQQKLKAKSLNHALVGNPLIPSEIGFPEEFRVGKPINLFSPLLTNQELYLKTNRHLLEMIRNMPVLIYEYGSMRSVL, from the coding sequence ATGGAGGACACATTACTACATGTGTTTGTCGTGGTCGTCAGTCTGCTCCTCTCAAAGGATCCCAATGTCTTTCACGACCAAGAAGATGACATCATGGTGAGCATGCAAGACCATGAGCACTTTCTACTGGAGGAGGGGGCAAAGCTAGAACAAGGGGAGCACCGTGTTGCCATGGAGCTGCCACATTCAAATCAGGAAGAGTCACAAAGTCATCACAGGGTGCCAAGAGGAGAGGGGGACACGTCAGATGTTCAACAAATTACGCCAAATGTCAAGACCACGGTGCGGCACGAGGACCAAATGTCCCTGGTGGGAGATCAAAATGACTTCCTCCAAAAGGCATTTGCACCAGATGACCAGGAAATATTAGATTTTgacacagacaaacagacactGCATATGGCAAAGGAAGGCCTAACACATGAGCATGTCAGCGTAGACCAGAATGTCTCTCAGGGGGATGCGGCACAGCCGGAAAAGCCACAAGCTGACCGGACTGACACCCAAGCTGATCAGGGTTTACTCGTCGACCAAAAAGTACCAACTTCAAAACAAAAGTTGTCAATGATAGCGCAAGAGAAACAATCTAGCAACCAAGAGGACACCTACGCTTGGTACTTTTGGAGGACACTCTCCTTGATTTCATTTTTCCGTTTTTTAAAGTTCCTCAGAAAAGGTACCAAGCCAGAAAGGAAGACGCTGAGATGCCTGAACGTTTCCCAAGTTTCAGATCTTGATTGTAAGACCTTAACTAGCTTCCATACCCAGTGTGTCCTGGTTCCACCCAATCACAGCTGGCAAACTTGTGAGTTTGTAGAGGGTTTTGTGAACGACCTACTGGAAGCGGTGAGGACTGCAGGTTCAGACATGGAGACCGAGGACTTTGTTGGCGTTGGCAGCTTGTATGAGCAATGGGCTTCAAGAAAGAGCATTGTGTGTGACATACATGTACCCATCATCCCTCCAAAGCCGTATAGCTTCGAGTTTGAGCTTTTGAAAGAAAGTAGAGGTTCAACCATCCAGTACTGTTGCAGAATCAAGATGGTCAAAGGTAGCGCCAGCTCAGCCACCTGCCCTTGCAGCAATTCCAACCTGGATGATGACGATACGTTATGTCTTATACATCTAGATAAAAAGGAAGATCACTTAActgaaaataacattaacaaccTTCTATGCCAAGAAAACAGCTCGTATCTTGCTAAAACGCATGTTgtgaaatggtttaaaaaagcCATTAGGAAAGCATGGGATGAGATCAGCCACAAGTATGAGTTTGAGCTAATATTCCGGAGTAGGGAAAATCCTGGAAGTCTGAAAGTTCGTTTCAGGTCAGGACGGGTCATTCTGTTCAACCTCACACCTGTGGTCAGGTTTAACGACTCAGATGTTCATCTGATCCCACATTCTGCCATATTCTCTGACACCCATTGGCCTGTATGTTTTACACGCTATGAAAATGCCCTTCTTCAACACATAACCAAAACGCTTCCAGACGACGCATGCCATATTCATTGTCTACAGATTCTTTCCTTCCTACACAAACATCAAACTGGCCTGACTGGACCTTGCGGGCTAACAAGCTACCACTTGAAGAATGCGCTGTTACATCTTCTGGTCAACAAACCCTCATCTTGGGATCTTGAGCAGATGGGTTGCAGGGTTAATGATCTGCTGACTTTCCTGCAGCAGAAACTAAAAGCTAAATCACTAAACCACGCTCTGGTTGGAAACCCTCTCATTCCTAGTGAAATTGGATTTCCTGAAGAGTTTAGAGTGGGAAAACCAATTAACTTGTTTTCGCCTTTATTGACAAATCAAGAGTTgtacttaaaaacaaacagacactTACTGGAGATGATTAGAAACATGCCAGTGCTGATATATGAATATGGATCAATGAGAAGTGTTCTGTAA
- the LOC127163801 gene encoding calcium homeostasis modulator protein 1, producing MDKFRMMAQILQSNQESFMNGICGIMALASAQLYTSFEFNCPCIPEYNYSYGISMLVIPPIWFFLLGFVLNNNVSMLAEEWKRPVGQRRKDPAVMRYMCVSISQRSLIAPAVWISVTLMDGKSFLCAYSMDLDMSEFGKNVSGHGLSQEELLRTLAKIPCKHIYDGQHILSREAATRYIRCISQAFGWLFLLIITIVAFLIRAIRPCFTQAAFLKTKYWSHYVDTERKMFDETCTEHAKGFAKICIKQYFEGISGEIQSFHDHSRGDDSDDDDDKPASEEDKLMGVCRQDTMNKVLWDWHMCKPPLSLRKSGDASTGQNGDCSMTANKNQNGNVGDKRDLNEGQNGFKHGYVNAGLDVGQSNLGYENASFSMEQNGFMNKHSNATTSQNGFLNGGVSSPSNTQRKAWAVYYTKV from the exons ATGGATAAGTTCCGTATGATGGCCCAGATCCTCCAATCCAACCAGGAGTCTTTTATGAATGGTATTTGTGGCATAATGGCCCTGGCGAGCGCTCAGCTCTACACTTCTTTTGAATTCAACTGTCCCTGTATTCCTGAATACAACTACTCGTATGGGATCAGCATGCTAGTTATTCCACCTATATGGTTCTTCCTTTTGGGTTTTGTACTGAACAACAATGTCTCAATGCTGGCGGAGGAGTGGAAACGGCCGGTGGGACAGCGGAGGAAGGATCCTGCAGTCATGCGTTACATGTGTGTGTCCATATCACAGCGATCGCTCATCGCACCAGCTGTTTGGATCTCAGTGACTCTAATGGATGGTAAAAGCTTCCTCTGTGCCTACAGTATGGACTTGGACATGTCCGAATTTGGCAAGAATGTAAGTGGACATGGACTGTCTCAGGAGGAACTGTTACGAACACTGGCCAAAATACCATGCAAGCATATATATGATGGCCAGCACATCTTATCAAGAGAGGCCGCCACCAGATACATACGCTGTATTTCGCAG GCTTTTGGATGGTTGTTCTTGTTGATCATCACAATTGTTGCATTTCTAATAAGAGCCATTCGTCCTTGCTTCACTCAGGCCGCCTTTCTCAAAACCAAATACTGGTCCCACTATGTCGACACAGAGCGCAAGATGTTTGATGAAACTTGTACAGAACACGCCAAAGGTTTTGCCAAGATCTGCATCAAGCAATACTTTGAGGGTATTAGCGGTGAGATTCAAAGCTTCCACGATCATTCACGTGGAGATGATAGCGACGATGATGACGATAAACCTGCTTCAGAAGAAGATAAACTGATGGGTGTTTGTCGTCAGGACACCATGAACAAGGTGCTGTGGGACTGGCACATGTGCAAACCTCCGCTGAGTCTGAGAAAGTCTGGAGATGCTAGCACTGGACAAAATGGCGATTGTAGCATGACTGctaacaaaaatcaaaatggaaatGTCGGTGATAAAAGGGATCTTAATGAGGGCCAAAATGGCTTCAAACACGGTTATGTGAATGCTGGCCTTGATGTTGGACAAAGCAATTTGGGATATGAGAATGCCAGCTTTAGCATGGAACAAAATGGTTTTATGAATAAACATAGCAATGCTACCACGAGCCAGAATGGATTCCTGAATGGTGGTGTCTCTTCTCCAAGCAATACTCAAAGGAAAGCATGGGCAGTGTATTATACCAAggtttaa